A part of Kryptolebias marmoratus isolate JLee-2015 linkage group LG8, ASM164957v2, whole genome shotgun sequence genomic DNA contains:
- the ttc34 gene encoding uncharacterized protein ttc34 isoform X1: MTAVRVSQLCADGDTFLRGRDLEKATSLYMSAFRTHAVSAVSHMRKLDDLSLGQVVSTLESWLDGSGDIQPNGGLNKGLAAVFLSTLCPNNLTATIFKMESLLQNGGHNSEEICARCTTLLEGKRSPRPEGPTRVLLEITQALACLFSEPRGSTGLRLYLQTYQRNKPETVKLVQSRQAAHLPRIVKSFTDQIMQTRPSLAFDSKWAETTKEHDKLAIKDSSAVIDFLSAVLPADRDVQELKAVYLFSSGRFGDSAEAYTALLRQEQNIPESATDASASPERTARLLTSRAAACLSAGGRSAEECRDLQAAFEIHPATARIHFQRLFADLGAGQAARNHLRQQAERGLSAFRERVLGRADLRATDGVELLDPVISALRTLCHLEADGGGRELRVRLADCLLLRGEHKEALSICSQLAAAQGQQSYQNTVQVLCGYARLLSGDHQGALEDFQAVIEHNAPHPSSCVRALCGRGLLRLMGGFNYLTGLDYVTASVLHPQETALTVRCLVPWNRRGLLVTVLLEQGRVMLEGKAGHKSKSASSEDPPQSKREGQLQAPSKRENHTQIMTPAGVQSLAALLTELQPGADGPQILAADSLYLLGRVEEAYRLLLSVGTPNPRAPVLARLALLQLHRGFLYDTNQLLKKLIVCGDTSCLRSLLAVAQEKDRAALQRHCHSAAKRILDGSKGESSVREAVAYLSIAIMASGGDAADSLLERARCYVLLGQRKTAIFDFSAILREKPKHMHGLCGRGFTHLMLNQQKECIQDVLAALQINTDIVIKEVLSLKDRARKLLCDWLHHFCRTNLSDTVTANSVPCHEEQLRDAFTIGGALLRTDSRDPRWHLLYVDTLLAKGEFKAASTHLCQVFGQEPRDAVAQARLGVVEAWQQNYCSATRRLSKVIEKESSSLDFLLALIPFNQRKCTAQAAAQEASGVSSAGQWDQALALLTVAVKAAGDHKLLYLRQRAACFSQLGLHEQAVADLDRVIRRHGDSSCSDDLKIRAEDLCRRGRSLVLCSREGAALEDFSQALSLHRMQMVQCAEAGPGRLHLAECFLRGALQRYEEQQLSEAWRLIECGLAVDGENAELRRLRARVKREATGPCNIN, translated from the exons ATGACTGCAGTCAGAGTTTCACAGCTGTGCGCCGATGGGGACACGTTTCTCCGGGGTAGAGACCTGGAGAAGGCCACCTCCCTGTACATGTCTGCCTTCAGGACTCACGCCGTCTCTGCTGTGTCCCACATGAGGAAACTGGACGACCTCAGCCTGGGACAGGTGGTCTCTACCTTAGAAAGTTGGCTGGATGGTAGCGGGGACATACAGCCCAACGGGGGACTCAATAAAGGTCTCGCGGCCGTGTTTCTGTCCACACTGTGCCCCAACAATTTGACAGCCACCATTTTCAAAATGGAGTCTCTTCTTCAGAACGGCGGACACAACTCCGAGGAGATTTGTGCTCGCTGCACGACTCTGCTCGAGGGCAAGCGAAGCCCTCGTCCAGAGGGCCCAACTCGTGTGCTGCTGGAGATAACCCAAGCCTTGGCCTGCTTGTTCTCAGAGCCGCGCGGTTCCACGGGACTCAGACTTTACCTTCAAACGTACCAAAGGAACAAACCAGAAACTGTCAAACTGGTGCAGAGCAGACAAGCTGCACACCTTCCCAGAATAGTGAAGTCCTTTACAGACCAAATAATGCAAACACGCCCCTCTTTGGCATTTGACAGTAAGTGGGCAGAGACAACAAAGGAGCATGATAAATTAGCTATAAAGGACTCCTCTGCAGTTATTGACTTTCTATCAGCTGTCTTGCCTGCTGACAGAGATGTGCAGGAACTTAAAGCAGTGTATTTGTTCTCTTCAGGCCGGTTTGGGGACAGTGCAGAGGCGTACACGGCTCTCCTGCGTCAGGAACAGAACATCCCAGAGAGTGCCACGGACGCTTCGGCCTCTCCTGAGAGGACAGCCAGGCTCCTGACCAGCCGAGCGGCCGCCTGCCTCTCGGCAGGGGGAAGGTCTGCAGAGGAGTGCAGAGATCTGCAGGCGGCGTTTGAGATCCACCCTGCCACGGCCAGGATTCACTTCCAAAGGCTCTTCGCTGATTTAGGTGCGGGGCAGGCTGCTCGCAACCATCTCCGCCAGCAGGCAGAGAGGGGTTTGTCTGCTTTCAGAGAGAGAGTCCTTGGCCGTGCAGACCTGCGAGCCACTGACGGAGTTGAGCTCCTGGACCCTGTGATCTCCGCGTTACGGACTCTTTGCCATTTAGAGGCCGATGGAGGAGGCAGAGAGCTGCGGGTGCGACTGGCTGACTGTCTCCTCCTCAGAGGGGAGCACAAGGAGGCCCTCTCCATCTGCAGCCAGTTAGCTGCTGCCCAGGGACAGCAGAGCTACCAAAACACAGTCCAGGTTCTCTGTGGCTATGCACGACTTCTTTCTGGTGACCACCAGGGGGCATTAGAAGACTTTCAAGCTGTGATCGAACACAACGCCCCCCACCCGTCCAGCTGTGTGCGGGCACTTTGTGGCAGGGGGCTCCTGCGACTGATGGGTGGTTTTAACTATCTCACAGGACTCGACTACGTGACAGCCAGCGTGCTGCATCCTCAGGAAACGGCACTGACTGTGCGCTGCCTGGTGCCGTGGAACCGCCGAGGCCTGCTGGTCACAGTTCTGCTGGAGCAGGGCCGAGTCATGCTGGAGGGGAAAGCAGGGCACAAGTCCAAGTCCGCTTCATCTGAAGACCCCCCGCAATCCAAACGTGAGGGCCAGCTGCAGGCCCCGTCAAAGAGAGAAAACCACACTCAGATAAT GACTCCTGCTGGTGTGCAGTCCCTGGCTGCTCTGCTCACAGAGCTGCAGCCCGGCGCCGACGGGCCTCAGATCCTCGCAGCAGACTCCTTGTACCTGCTTGGCCGGGTGGAGGAGGCCTacaggctgctgctgtctgtgggGACCCCCAATCCTCGGGCCCCTGTTCTGGCTCGCCTCgccctcctgcagctgcacagaGGATTCCTGTATGACACCAATCAG CTGCTCAAAAAGCTAATAGTGTGCGGCGATACCAGCTGCCTGCGCAGCCTGTTGGCTGTGGCACAAGAGAAGGACCGAGCCGCGCTGCAGAGACACTGCCACTCGGCTGCTAAACGCATCCTGGACGGCTCCAAAGGCGAGAGCTCTGTCAGGGAAGCTGTGGCCTATTTATCCATCGCCATTATGGCCTCTG gtggcGACGCAGCAGATTCCCTCCTGGAGAGAGCGAGGTGTTACGTGTTGCTGGGTCAGCGAAAGACAGCCATATTTGATTTCAGTGCCATTTTAAGGGAGAAACCGAAACACATGCATGGCCTCTGTGGAAGAGGATTTACACACCTCATGCTGAATCAgcaaaag GAGTGCATTCAGGATGTCCTCGCCGCACTTCAGATAAACACTGACATCGTCATCAAAGAGGTCCTGTCCCTGAAGGACAGGGCCCGGAAGCTGCTCTGCGATTGGCTGCATCATTTCTGTCGCACAAACCTGTCAGACACCGTGACCGCCAACTCGGTTCCCTGCCACGAAGAGCAGCTCCGAGACGCTTTTACAATCGGTGGAGCTTTGTTGAGGACTGACAGCAGAGACCCACGGTGGCATCTTCTTTACGTGGATACACTCTTGGCGAAAG GTGAATTTAAGGCCGCCAGCACCCATCTTTGCCAAGTATTTGGCCAAGAACCAAGAGACGCGGTGGCCCAGGCTCGACTGGGAGTGGTGGAGGCCTGGCAGCAGAACTACTGCAGCGCCACTCGCAGGCTCAGTAAAGTGATCGAGAAGGAGTCGTCCAGCTTGGACTTTTTGCTGGCCCTGATCCCATTTAATCAACGAAAATGCACGGCACAG GCAGCGGCGCAGGAGGCCAGCGGTGTGTCGTCAGCTGGTCAGTGGGATCAGGCCCTCGCTCTCCTGACTGTGGCCGTGAAAGCTGCGGGTGATCACAAACTGCTGTACCTTCGCCAGCGGGCTGCCTGCTTTTCACAGCTGGGCTTACACGAGCAGGCCGTAGCCGACCTCGACAGGGTTATCCGGAGACACGGGGACTCCAGCTGCTCAGACGACCTTAAAATCCGTGCAGAAGACCTGTGCCGGCGAGGTCGCAGCCTGGTGCTTTGCTCCAGAGAGGGGGCAGCTCTGGAGGACTTCAGCCAGGCCTTGAGTCTCCACAGGATGCAGATGGTCCAGTGTGCCGAGGCCGGCCCGGGGCGGCTGCACCTGGCTGAATGCTTTCTGCGAGGGGCGCTGCAGCGCTACGAAGAGCAGCAGCTCAGCGAAGCATGGAGGCTGATCGAATGCGGCCTCGCTGTGGACGGTGAAAACGCAGAGCTGCGTAGACTGAGGGCAAGAGTCAAACGGGAAGCAACTGGGCCTTGCAACATCAACTAG
- the alas2 gene encoding 5-aminolevulinate synthase, erythroid-specific, mitochondrial, translating into MAAFLHHCPFLRAVPKPALRRTGASLLSLADQCPIIARQISVSAAASLEAKLTSSPAETKSPHSTTVDQKRLFAQTATQVAVSASKGCPFVTSQIGMVQASPEVQEDVQEGLMSTLLKGLKDSVFLTPAQANGVTHLLTDNMVGPSYDYDRFFVEKIAEKKEDHTYRVFKTVNRSATTFPFAEDYSVTGREGSQVSVWCSNDYLGMSRHPRVLSAIREALEKHGAGAGGTRNISGTSNFHVSLEKELAQLHQKDAALVFSSCFVANDSTLFTLAKMLPGCEIYSDAGNHASMIQGIRNSGAKRFIFRHNDSRHLEELLQRSDQKTPKIVAFETVHSMDGAICPLEELCDVAHRYGGLTFVDEVHAVGLYGAHGAGVGERDNIMHKIDIVSGTLGKAFGCVGGYVASSAALVDTVRSYAAGFIFTTALPPMVLSGALESVRVLKSPEGQVLRRAHQRNVKHMRQLLMDKGLPVVNCPSHIIPIRVGNAELNSKVCDIMLERHNIYVQAINYPTVPRGEELLRLAPSPHHNPDMMEYFVGKLVEVWQEVGLPLNVPATASCTFCDRPLHFDLMSEWEKSYFGNMEPQYITVLA; encoded by the exons ATGGCTGCCTTCCTTCACCACTGCCCCTTTCTGAGGGCTGTCCCAAAGCCAGCTCTGAGAAGAACCGGAGCTTCCCTCCTGTCTCTGGCTGACCAATGCCCCATCATCGCTCGCCAGATCAGCGTGAGCGCCGCAGCCTCCCTGGAGGCCAAACTGACCTCCTCACCGGCCGAAACCAAAAGTCCCCACTCTACCACAGTGGACCAGAAGCGTCTGTTTGCTCAGACGGCCACCCAGGTGGCCGTTTCTGCATCGAAGGGCTGCCCTTTTGTCACCTCTCAGATTGGGATGGTCCAGGCTAGCCCCGAGGTGCAGGAGGACGTCCAGGAAG GTCTGATGAGCACTCTGTTGAAAGGTCTCAAAGATTCTGTGTTTCTGACACCAGCTCAAGCCAACGGCGTCACCCACCTCCTCACAGACAACATGG TTGGCCCCAGTTACGACTACGATCGTTTCTTCGTCGAGAAGATTGCTGAGAAGAAGGAGGATCACACATACAGAGTCTTCAAGACAGTGAACAGGAGCGCCACGACCTTCCCCTTCGCTGAGGATTACTCCGTCACTGGAAGAGAGGGCTCCCAGGTGTCAGTGTGGTGCAGCAACGACTATCTGGGGATGAGCCGCCACCCGAGGGTCCTCAGTGCCATCAG AGAAGCCCTGGAGAAGCATGGCGCGGGAGCAGGCGGCACCAGGAACATCTCTGGAACCAGTAACTTCCACGTGTCTCTGGAGAAGGAGTTGGCTCAGCTGCACCAGAAAGATGCAGCTTTGGTGTTCTCCTCCTGCTTCGTCGCAAACGACTCAACCCTCTTCACTCTGGCTAAAATGCTTCCTG GCTGCGAGATCTACTCGGATGCAGGGAACCACGCCTCGATGATTCAGGGCATCAGGAACAGCGGAGCCAAACGCTTCATTTTCCGCCACAATGACAGTCGAcacctggaggagctgctgcagcgcTCAGACCAAAAGACACCCAAAATAGTGGCATTTGAGACCGTGCACTCAATGGACG GAGCCATATGTCCTTTAGAAGAGCTGTGTGATGTCGCTCATCGTTACGGAGGCCTGACGTTTGTTGATGAAGTTCACGCTGTGGGTCTGTACGGAGCCCACGGAGCCGGAGTGGGTGAAAGAGACAACATCATGCACAAGATCGACATCGTTTCGGGGACCTTAG GTAAAGCCTTTGGTTGTGTGGGGGGCTACGTTGCCAGCAGCGCCGCCCTGGTGGACACGGTGCGCTCCTACGCCGCCGGCTTCATCTTCACCACAGCTCTGCCCCCGATGGTCCTGTCCGGGGCCCTGGAGTCCGTCCGGGTCCTGAAGAGCCCTGAAGGCCAGGTGCTGCGCCGAGCCCACCAGAGGAACGTGAAACACATGAGGCAGCTGCTGATGGACAAAGGCCTGCCGGTGGTCAACTGCCCCAGCCACATCATCCCCATACGG GTTGGGAATGCCGAGCTGAACTCCAAGGTGTGTGACATCATGTTGGAGAGGCACAACATCTACGTCCAGGCCATCAACTACCCCACAGTACCTCGCGGTGAGGAGCTGCTGCGCCTGGCTCCGTCTCCCCATCACAACCCCGACATGATGGAGTACTTTGTGG GTAAACTGGTGGAGGTGTGGCAGGAGGTGGGTCTCCCCCTCAACGTCCCGGCCACGGCTTCCTGCACCTTCTGCGACCGCCCGCTGCACTTTGACCTCATGAGTGAGTGGGAGAAGTCCTACTTCGGCAACATGGAGCCACAGTACATCACTGTGTTAGCTTAA
- the ttc34 gene encoding tetratricopeptide repeat protein 34 isoform X2 produces MTAVRVSQLCADGDTFLRGRDLEKATSLYMSAFRTHAVSAVSHMRKLDDLSLGQVVSTLESWLDGSGDIQPNGGLNKGLAAVFLSTLCPNNLTATIFKMESLLQNGGHNSEEICARCTTLLEGKRSPRPEGPTRVLLEITQALACLFSEPRGSTGLRLYLQTYQRNKPETVKLVQSRQAAHLPRIVKSFTDQIMQTRPSLAFDSRFGDSAEAYTALLRQEQNIPESATDASASPERTARLLTSRAAACLSAGGRSAEECRDLQAAFEIHPATARIHFQRLFADLGAGQAARNHLRQQAERGLSAFRERVLGRADLRATDGVELLDPVISALRTLCHLEADGGGRELRVRLADCLLLRGEHKEALSICSQLAAAQGQQSYQNTVQVLCGYARLLSGDHQGALEDFQAVIEHNAPHPSSCVRALCGRGLLRLMGGFNYLTGLDYVTASVLHPQETALTVRCLVPWNRRGLLVTVLLEQGRVMLEGKAGHKSKSASSEDPPQSKREGQLQAPSKRENHTQIMTPAGVQSLAALLTELQPGADGPQILAADSLYLLGRVEEAYRLLLSVGTPNPRAPVLARLALLQLHRGFLYDTNQLLKKLIVCGDTSCLRSLLAVAQEKDRAALQRHCHSAAKRILDGSKGESSVREAVAYLSIAIMASGGDAADSLLERARCYVLLGQRKTAIFDFSAILREKPKHMHGLCGRGFTHLMLNQQKECIQDVLAALQINTDIVIKEVLSLKDRARKLLCDWLHHFCRTNLSDTVTANSVPCHEEQLRDAFTIGGALLRTDSRDPRWHLLYVDTLLAKGEFKAASTHLCQVFGQEPRDAVAQARLGVVEAWQQNYCSATRRLSKVIEKESSSLDFLLALIPFNQRKCTAQAAAQEASGVSSAGQWDQALALLTVAVKAAGDHKLLYLRQRAACFSQLGLHEQAVADLDRVIRRHGDSSCSDDLKIRAEDLCRRGRSLVLCSREGAALEDFSQALSLHRMQMVQCAEAGPGRLHLAECFLRGALQRYEEQQLSEAWRLIECGLAVDGENAELRRLRARVKREATGPCNIN; encoded by the exons ATGACTGCAGTCAGAGTTTCACAGCTGTGCGCCGATGGGGACACGTTTCTCCGGGGTAGAGACCTGGAGAAGGCCACCTCCCTGTACATGTCTGCCTTCAGGACTCACGCCGTCTCTGCTGTGTCCCACATGAGGAAACTGGACGACCTCAGCCTGGGACAGGTGGTCTCTACCTTAGAAAGTTGGCTGGATGGTAGCGGGGACATACAGCCCAACGGGGGACTCAATAAAGGTCTCGCGGCCGTGTTTCTGTCCACACTGTGCCCCAACAATTTGACAGCCACCATTTTCAAAATGGAGTCTCTTCTTCAGAACGGCGGACACAACTCCGAGGAGATTTGTGCTCGCTGCACGACTCTGCTCGAGGGCAAGCGAAGCCCTCGTCCAGAGGGCCCAACTCGTGTGCTGCTGGAGATAACCCAAGCCTTGGCCTGCTTGTTCTCAGAGCCGCGCGGTTCCACGGGACTCAGACTTTACCTTCAAACGTACCAAAGGAACAAACCAGAAACTGTCAAACTGGTGCAGAGCAGACAAGCTGCACACCTTCCCAGAATAGTGAAGTCCTTTACAGACCAAATAATGCAAACACGCCCCTCTTTGGCATTTGACA GCCGGTTTGGGGACAGTGCAGAGGCGTACACGGCTCTCCTGCGTCAGGAACAGAACATCCCAGAGAGTGCCACGGACGCTTCGGCCTCTCCTGAGAGGACAGCCAGGCTCCTGACCAGCCGAGCGGCCGCCTGCCTCTCGGCAGGGGGAAGGTCTGCAGAGGAGTGCAGAGATCTGCAGGCGGCGTTTGAGATCCACCCTGCCACGGCCAGGATTCACTTCCAAAGGCTCTTCGCTGATTTAGGTGCGGGGCAGGCTGCTCGCAACCATCTCCGCCAGCAGGCAGAGAGGGGTTTGTCTGCTTTCAGAGAGAGAGTCCTTGGCCGTGCAGACCTGCGAGCCACTGACGGAGTTGAGCTCCTGGACCCTGTGATCTCCGCGTTACGGACTCTTTGCCATTTAGAGGCCGATGGAGGAGGCAGAGAGCTGCGGGTGCGACTGGCTGACTGTCTCCTCCTCAGAGGGGAGCACAAGGAGGCCCTCTCCATCTGCAGCCAGTTAGCTGCTGCCCAGGGACAGCAGAGCTACCAAAACACAGTCCAGGTTCTCTGTGGCTATGCACGACTTCTTTCTGGTGACCACCAGGGGGCATTAGAAGACTTTCAAGCTGTGATCGAACACAACGCCCCCCACCCGTCCAGCTGTGTGCGGGCACTTTGTGGCAGGGGGCTCCTGCGACTGATGGGTGGTTTTAACTATCTCACAGGACTCGACTACGTGACAGCCAGCGTGCTGCATCCTCAGGAAACGGCACTGACTGTGCGCTGCCTGGTGCCGTGGAACCGCCGAGGCCTGCTGGTCACAGTTCTGCTGGAGCAGGGCCGAGTCATGCTGGAGGGGAAAGCAGGGCACAAGTCCAAGTCCGCTTCATCTGAAGACCCCCCGCAATCCAAACGTGAGGGCCAGCTGCAGGCCCCGTCAAAGAGAGAAAACCACACTCAGATAAT GACTCCTGCTGGTGTGCAGTCCCTGGCTGCTCTGCTCACAGAGCTGCAGCCCGGCGCCGACGGGCCTCAGATCCTCGCAGCAGACTCCTTGTACCTGCTTGGCCGGGTGGAGGAGGCCTacaggctgctgctgtctgtgggGACCCCCAATCCTCGGGCCCCTGTTCTGGCTCGCCTCgccctcctgcagctgcacagaGGATTCCTGTATGACACCAATCAG CTGCTCAAAAAGCTAATAGTGTGCGGCGATACCAGCTGCCTGCGCAGCCTGTTGGCTGTGGCACAAGAGAAGGACCGAGCCGCGCTGCAGAGACACTGCCACTCGGCTGCTAAACGCATCCTGGACGGCTCCAAAGGCGAGAGCTCTGTCAGGGAAGCTGTGGCCTATTTATCCATCGCCATTATGGCCTCTG gtggcGACGCAGCAGATTCCCTCCTGGAGAGAGCGAGGTGTTACGTGTTGCTGGGTCAGCGAAAGACAGCCATATTTGATTTCAGTGCCATTTTAAGGGAGAAACCGAAACACATGCATGGCCTCTGTGGAAGAGGATTTACACACCTCATGCTGAATCAgcaaaag GAGTGCATTCAGGATGTCCTCGCCGCACTTCAGATAAACACTGACATCGTCATCAAAGAGGTCCTGTCCCTGAAGGACAGGGCCCGGAAGCTGCTCTGCGATTGGCTGCATCATTTCTGTCGCACAAACCTGTCAGACACCGTGACCGCCAACTCGGTTCCCTGCCACGAAGAGCAGCTCCGAGACGCTTTTACAATCGGTGGAGCTTTGTTGAGGACTGACAGCAGAGACCCACGGTGGCATCTTCTTTACGTGGATACACTCTTGGCGAAAG GTGAATTTAAGGCCGCCAGCACCCATCTTTGCCAAGTATTTGGCCAAGAACCAAGAGACGCGGTGGCCCAGGCTCGACTGGGAGTGGTGGAGGCCTGGCAGCAGAACTACTGCAGCGCCACTCGCAGGCTCAGTAAAGTGATCGAGAAGGAGTCGTCCAGCTTGGACTTTTTGCTGGCCCTGATCCCATTTAATCAACGAAAATGCACGGCACAG GCAGCGGCGCAGGAGGCCAGCGGTGTGTCGTCAGCTGGTCAGTGGGATCAGGCCCTCGCTCTCCTGACTGTGGCCGTGAAAGCTGCGGGTGATCACAAACTGCTGTACCTTCGCCAGCGGGCTGCCTGCTTTTCACAGCTGGGCTTACACGAGCAGGCCGTAGCCGACCTCGACAGGGTTATCCGGAGACACGGGGACTCCAGCTGCTCAGACGACCTTAAAATCCGTGCAGAAGACCTGTGCCGGCGAGGTCGCAGCCTGGTGCTTTGCTCCAGAGAGGGGGCAGCTCTGGAGGACTTCAGCCAGGCCTTGAGTCTCCACAGGATGCAGATGGTCCAGTGTGCCGAGGCCGGCCCGGGGCGGCTGCACCTGGCTGAATGCTTTCTGCGAGGGGCGCTGCAGCGCTACGAAGAGCAGCAGCTCAGCGAAGCATGGAGGCTGATCGAATGCGGCCTCGCTGTGGACGGTGAAAACGCAGAGCTGCGTAGACTGAGGGCAAGAGTCAAACGGGAAGCAACTGGGCCTTGCAACATCAACTAG